The Toxorhynchites rutilus septentrionalis strain SRP chromosome 3, ASM2978413v1, whole genome shotgun sequence genome includes a region encoding these proteins:
- the LOC129776948 gene encoding zinc finger CCCH domain-containing protein 15 homolog: protein MPPKKPAGPTKKTEAKKKEKIIEDKTFGLKNKKGSKQQKFIAQVEKQVKSGGHHNLNTTNAKKEEKEKKLKEQKELAALFKPVPTQKVENGVDPKSILCAFFKQGTCTKGDKCKFSHDPTIERKAEKRSIHVDMRDKEKEQDTIDNWNEEKLAEVVAKKHAKEKNMPTTTIICKYFLDAVERSLYGWFWECPNGEKCIYRHALPPGYILKKDKKKMESMKEEISLVDLIERERAALGSNQTRVTLETFLAWKKRKLQEKKQRELDEEERKRKDFKAGRQIGLSGREMFSFNPDLVDFGIDDGEEAIESYGRNEDDDDATEYKELDLSMLSLSIKEVDNTGTVAEEDRWKKMQANQAKADEETEEGATAAGGGVADAAPINENLFLDEDLEGIDDELSDDDDDDDDEEGGGKSETS, encoded by the exons ATGCCGCCGAAAAAACCAGCAGGACCTACGAAAAAAACGGAGgccaagaaaaaggaaaaaatcatTGAG GATAAAACATTCGGATTGAAGAATAAAAAAGGATCCAAGCAGCAAAAATTCATCGCCCAAGTTGAGAAGCAAGTAAAAAGTGGTGGCCACCATAACCTGAATACCACCAATGCGAAGAAAGAGGAAAAGGAGAAAAAGTTGAAGGAGCAGAAGGAATTGGCAGCTCTGTTCAAGCCGGTCCCAACACAGAAGGTCGAGAACGGCGTTGATCCGAAGTCAATTCTGTGTGCATTCTTCAAGCAAGGCACTTGTACTAAAGGCGACAAATGTAAATTCTCTCATGATCCTACGATCGAACGAAAGGCTGAGAAGCGGTCCATCCATGTGGATATGCGCGATAAGGAAAAAGAGCAGGATACAATCGACAACTGGAATGAAGAGAAGCTGGCGGAAGTCGTGGCTAAGAAACACGCAAAGGAAAAGAATATGCCCACGACTACGATC ATTTGTAAATACTTCCTGGATGCTGTCGAACGTTCGTTGTACGGTTGGTTCTGGGAGTGCCCGAATGGTGAAAAGTGTATTTATCGCCACGCACTTCCCCCGGGATACATTCTCAAGAAGGACAAAAAGAAAATGGAATCAATGAAGGAGGAGATATCGTTGGTGGATTTGATCGAAAGAGAGCGGGCCGCTCTTGGGTCAAACCAAACtcgtgttacgttggagacgtTCCTCGCCTGGAAGAAACGTAAACTGCAAGAAAAGAAACAACGTGAACTGGACGAAGAGGAACGCAAACGGAAGGACTTCAAGGCTGGTCGCCAGATTGGTCTTTCGGGTAGAGAAATGTTCAGCTTCAATCCGGATCTGGTCGATTTCGGAATTGACGATGGCGAAGAGGCAATCGAGAGCTACGGAAGAAATGAGGATGACGACGATGCTACGGAATATAAGGAGTTGGATTTGAGCATGTTATCATTGTCAATCAAGGAG GTGGATAACACTGGAACGGTTGCCGAGGAGGATCGATGGAAGAAAATGCAAGCGAACCAAGCGAAGGCGGATGAAGAGACCGAAGAAGGCGCCACAGCTGCAGGAGGCGGAGTGGCGGATGCAGCGCCAATCAATGAGAATCTATTCCTTGATGAAGACCTTGAGGGTATAGATGATGAACTgagcgacgacgacgacgacgatgatgacgaGGAGGGTGGCGGTAAAAGTGAAACATCGTGA
- the LOC129778832 gene encoding translocation protein SEC62, with translation MADKRRSKKRKDEYTGPGGAEQELEKATKEEYKVAKWLKSNVATKKTKFLNHNVEYFSAVRAVDALLASKFAQGENCLFPHRQAVIDFLDEMLHHKFFHRARKVPVSEQELRGKVKKSTEKEKEKSKDDKGTDGGESSHAEGGKGDKMAAEKEKRKRKIRLEMHPEQLFVDGHEAYVWLYDPIPMHYWIFGALLVVGAIVICLFPLWPPLLRKGVYYLSIAAAGFLVFILGLAVLRFVLFCFVWILTGGKHHFWLLPNLTEDVGFFASFWPLYDHEYKDGSTDKDKSKKNKKRKRDKDSDAEDDEPGVTLPPKIDEIKEHDAEQVKAEESELRYRGKETVAEEKVVETTVASEGQDADHGEEEKHTPSESESEGSQRSSTGKDFEIVDPDEVENT, from the exons ATGGCTGATAAACGGCGATCTAAGAAGCGCAAGGAT GAATACACTGGCCCAGGAGGTGCCGAGCAGGAGCTCGAGAAAGCCACCAAGGAGGAGTACAAAGTAGCAAAATGGTTAAAATCTAACGTGGCCACAAAGAAAACGAAATTTCTGAACCACAATGTGGAGTACTTCTCCGCGGTGAGGGCCGTGGATGCCCTGTTGGCTTCCAAATTTGCCCAGGGCGAAAACTGCCTGTTCCCCCATCGACAGGCCGTGATAGATTTCCTGGATGAGATGTTACATCATAAATTTTTCCACCGCGCCAGAAAGGTGCCGGTCAGTGAGCAGGAACTGAGAGGAAAAGTTAAGAAGTCCACTGAAAAGGAGAAGGAAAAGTCGAAGGATGACAAGGGAACCGATGGTGGGGAGAGCAGCCATGCTGAGGGCGGCAAAGGGGACAAGATGGCAGCAGAGAAAGAGAAACGCAAACGCAAAATTCGTCTGGAGATGCACCCCGAACAGCTGTTTGTCGATGGGCATGAGGCATATGTTTGGTTATACGACCCGATTCCGATGCATTACTGGATCTTCGGTGCTCTGCTGGTTGTCGGAGCGATCGTTATCTGTTTGTTCCCATTGTGGCCGCCGCTGCTGCGAAAGGGGGTTTACTATTTGAGTATAGCCGCTGCCGGGTTTTTGGTGTTTATCCTAGGGCTGGCAGTGCTACGATTTGttcttttctgttttgtttGGATTCTCACCGGAGGCAAACACCATTTCTGGCTTCTGCCAAACTTGACAGAGGATGTAGGATTCTTCGCCTCCTTCTGGCCCTTGTATGAT CATGAATACAAAGACGGAAGCACGGATAAGGATAAAAGCAAGAAGAATAAAAAACGAAAGCGCGATAAGGATAGTGACGCAGAGGATGACGAACCTGGGGTTACTTTGCCACCAAAGATTGATGAAATTAAGGAGCATGATGCAGAGCAGGTAAAAGCAGAGGAAAGCGAGCTTCGATACCGAGGAAAAGAAACGGTAGCAGAAGAAAAGGTGGTAGAAACCACCGTCGCTAGTGAGGGGCAAGACGCTGATCATGGTGAAGAAGAAAAGCA CACACCATCGGAAAGCGAGTCTGAAGGATCCCAGCGATCATCCACTGGCAAGGATTTTGAGATTGTGGATCCCGATGAAGTAGAGAACACGTAA